The proteins below are encoded in one region of Ferruginibacter lapsinanis:
- the metK gene encoding methionine adenosyltransferase, with protein sequence MPYLFTSESVSEGHPDKVADQISDALIDNFLAFDAQSKVACETLVTTGQVVLAGEVKSKAYLDVQEIARGVIKKIGYTKSEYMFEAASCGILSAIHEQSADINQGVDRQKKEEQGAGDQGMMFGYASNETDDYMPLALDLAHKILIELAALRRENKQIKYLRPDAKSQVTLEYDDNNQPVRIDAIVVSTQHDDFDSEAKMLAKIKKDIIEILIPRVKAKYKKYAKLFNANIKYHINPTGKFVIGGPHGDTGLTGRKIIVDTYGGKGAHGGGAFSGKDPSKVDRSAAYATRHIAKNLVAAGVADEVLVQVSYAIGVAQPTSINVNTYGTAKVGLNDGQISKIVESVFDMRPYFIEQRLKLRTPIYSETAAYGHMGRKNEVVEKTFTSPDGKVKKMKVELFTWEKLDYVAKVKKAFGLK encoded by the coding sequence ATGCCGTATTTATTTACATCAGAATCCGTTAGTGAAGGACACCCGGATAAAGTAGCTGACCAGATCAGCGATGCATTAATTGATAACTTTTTAGCTTTTGATGCACAAAGTAAAGTTGCTTGCGAAACATTGGTTACCACCGGACAGGTTGTGCTTGCCGGCGAAGTAAAAAGTAAAGCATATTTGGATGTACAGGAAATTGCACGTGGCGTTATCAAGAAAATAGGATACACCAAAAGTGAATATATGTTTGAAGCCGCCTCATGTGGTATCTTGTCAGCTATTCATGAGCAATCTGCAGATATTAATCAAGGGGTAGACAGACAAAAGAAAGAAGAACAAGGTGCTGGTGACCAGGGTATGATGTTTGGTTATGCAAGTAACGAAACAGATGATTATATGCCACTAGCTTTGGATCTGGCTCACAAAATTTTAATTGAATTGGCTGCATTACGCAGAGAAAATAAACAGATCAAATATTTACGTCCTGATGCTAAAAGTCAGGTTACTTTAGAATATGACGATAACAATCAACCGGTAAGAATTGATGCGATCGTTGTTTCTACACAACATGATGATTTTGATAGCGAAGCTAAAATGTTAGCTAAGATCAAAAAAGATATCATTGAAATATTGATCCCAAGAGTTAAAGCTAAGTATAAAAAATATGCAAAGCTTTTCAATGCAAATATCAAATATCATATTAACCCAACCGGTAAGTTTGTAATTGGTGGGCCACACGGAGATACTGGTTTAACCGGCCGTAAGATCATTGTAGATACATACGGTGGTAAAGGTGCTCATGGTGGAGGTGCTTTTAGTGGTAAAGATCCAAGTAAGGTAGATAGAAGTGCTGCTTATGCAACTCGTCATATCGCTAAAAACTTAGTAGCAGCTGGTGTTGCTGATGAAGTATTGGTTCAGGTATCTTATGCAATTGGTGTAGCTCAGCCTACTTCAATCAACGTAAATACCTATGGTACTGCAAAAGTTGGTTTAAATGATGGACAGATCAGCAAGATCGTTGAAAGCGTTTTTGATATGCGTCCTTACTTCATCGAACAACGTTTGAAATTACGTACTCCTATCTACAGTGAAACAGCTGCTTATGGTCATATGGGGCGTAAAAATGAAGTAGTTGAAAAAACTTTTACTAGTCCTGATGGTAAAGTAAAGAAAATGAAAGTAGAATTATTTACGTGGGAAAAACTTGACTACGTAGCTAAAGTAAAAAAAGCTTTCGGTTTAAAATAG
- a CDS encoding glycogen/starch synthase, whose amino-acid sequence MSTKKRILFIANEMSPYLELTEFAEIINKLAVKANDSGMEIRCIMPRFGVINERRHRLHEVVRLSGINVTVDGDDYPLVIKVASLPNARLQVYFLDNEDFFKRKTVFHDENEKWFPDNGLRTVLFCKGALETVKKFGWPPDIIHCSGWMTGLIPMFIKTAYKKEPVFNNCKVVYTIGENTFKEKMGADFLKLATINDNVTKKELDIFKDNNNVALFRGGAAFADAVTFGAAKVDKKLVEEFSKVKGKKTLPFNAESDLTDYLQLYTDLAK is encoded by the coding sequence ATGTCAACAAAGAAAAGAATTTTATTTATTGCAAATGAAATGTCGCCTTATTTAGAGCTTACAGAATTTGCAGAAATAATTAATAAACTGGCCGTAAAGGCAAATGATAGCGGCATGGAAATCAGGTGTATCATGCCACGATTTGGAGTGATTAATGAAAGAAGACACCGTTTGCACGAGGTTGTAAGGTTATCCGGAATTAATGTAACAGTTGATGGAGATGATTATCCTTTGGTTATTAAGGTGGCATCTCTGCCTAATGCAAGATTGCAGGTTTATTTTTTAGATAATGAGGATTTCTTTAAAAGAAAAACTGTTTTTCATGATGAAAATGAAAAATGGTTTCCTGATAACGGACTTAGAACCGTTTTGTTCTGTAAAGGAGCTTTAGAAACCGTAAAAAAATTCGGTTGGCCTCCTGACATTATTCATTGCAGTGGCTGGATGACTGGATTAATTCCTATGTTCATCAAAACAGCTTATAAAAAAGAGCCTGTTTTCAATAATTGTAAAGTTGTTTACACTATTGGAGAGAATACATTTAAAGAAAAAATGGGTGCTGACTTTTTAAAATTGGCCACCATTAATGATAATGTAACAAAAAAAGAGTTAGATATTTTTAAAGATAATAACAATGTAGCCTTATTCAGAGGTGGGGCTGCTTTTGCAGATGCGGTTACTTTCGGTGCGGCAAAAGTTGATAAAAAGTTAGTGGAAGAGTTCAGCAAGGTAAAAGGCAAAAAAACATTGCCATTTAATGCAGAAAGCGATTTAACAGACTATTTACAATTATATACCGACCTTGCGAAGTAG
- the panC gene encoding pantoate--beta-alanine ligase, which yields MILFKTVKDIKIFLGKRDKGTSKMAFVPTMGALHGGHISLINNAKNDNFFTVCSIFVNPTQFNNQLDFSKYPATIENDIYLLEKSGCDVLFLPSAEEIYPNGPATSVKYDLGYLETILEGKYRPGHFQGVCQVVQRLLEIVQPKMLYLGQKDYQQCMVISKLIDIMGVDIQLNICPTQREITGLAMSSRNIRLTDTERTQALRIYETLELIKRECKPGNLLALKAIATENLSTNGFVVDYVEIADAKTLELKENWDGASPLVALIAAYLNEVRLIDNLVITN from the coding sequence ATGATTTTATTTAAGACGGTTAAAGACATTAAAATATTCCTTGGAAAAAGAGATAAGGGAACAAGTAAGATGGCATTTGTACCAACCATGGGGGCATTGCACGGAGGACATATATCATTAATTAATAATGCAAAAAATGACAATTTTTTCACTGTCTGCAGTATATTTGTAAACCCCACACAATTCAATAACCAGCTGGATTTCAGTAAGTATCCGGCTACTATCGAGAATGACATCTACCTATTAGAAAAATCCGGATGTGATGTACTCTTTCTACCCTCAGCCGAAGAGATCTACCCAAATGGCCCTGCAACCAGTGTCAAATATGATCTGGGGTATTTAGAAACGATCCTGGAAGGAAAATACAGACCGGGTCATTTTCAAGGTGTTTGTCAGGTTGTACAAAGATTATTGGAGATCGTTCAGCCAAAGATGCTTTACCTGGGGCAAAAAGATTATCAGCAATGTATGGTCATCAGTAAACTGATTGATATTATGGGAGTAGATATTCAATTGAACATCTGCCCTACTCAAAGAGAAATAACGGGTTTGGCCATGAGCAGCAGAAATATCCGGTTGACTGATACAGAGAGAACACAAGCATTAAGAATTTACGAAACATTGGAGTTAATCAAAAGAGAATGTAAACCCGGCAATTTGTTGGCTTTAAAAGCAATCGCAACAGAAAATCTTTCTACTAACGGATTTGTAGTAGATTACGTTGAAATTGCCGATGCTAAAACATTAGAATTGAAAGAAAATTGGGATGGCGCTTCTCCGTTAGTTGCATTAATTGCAGCTTATTTAAATGAAGTTCGGCTAATTGACAACCTTGTAATTACAAATTGA
- a CDS encoding helix-turn-helix domain-containing protein, with protein sequence MNMKLSNKSQEIKEKIRLLLTEQNEIEGIKHDALILMSGYLSEIDRLSEIAVINRGELAEKIKVSPSYLTQVFRGNKPLNFETIAKIQRALNIKFNISAEPKQTFISITASKTEFIPSNTSALITAPSNYLYSVKGGQFKYNHNTENNINTAS encoded by the coding sequence ATGAATATGAAATTGAGCAATAAAAGCCAAGAGATAAAAGAAAAAATTAGACTTTTATTGACTGAACAAAACGAGATTGAGGGTATCAAACATGATGCATTAATTTTAATGTCTGGTTACTTATCAGAAATTGATAGATTAAGTGAGATTGCAGTAATAAATAGAGGAGAATTGGCAGAAAAAATAAAAGTATCCCCTAGTTATTTAACTCAAGTATTTAGAGGTAATAAACCTTTAAATTTTGAAACTATTGCTAAAATACAAAGGGCATTAAATATTAAATTTAATATTAGTGCAGAACCAAAGCAAACATTTATTTCAATAACTGCATCTAAAACAGAATTTATACCTTCAAACACTTCGGCTCTAATTACAGCACCAAGTAATTATCTTTATTCTGTTAAAGGCGGACAGTTTAAGTATAACCACAACACAGAAAACAATATAAACACAGCTTCTTAG
- a CDS encoding IS1 family transposase, with the protein MNKLPLHKRVQIINLLVEGNSLRSTSRIADVSINTVTKLLVDVGRACEQFHHDTVIAVPSKRIQCDEIWSFVGCKDKNATIEQKEAGNGDAWTWVAIDADTKLVVSWYVGDRGMESALEFMQDIQSRISEQRVQLTSDGWNIYLDAVGSVFGSQIDYAQLMKIYGGGGSSSNSNTEKKYSPARLKSINKIVVSGNPDVEHISTSFVERQNLTMRMHMRRFTRLTNAFSKKLENHCHAIALHFVYYNFVKQHKSLRITPAIAAGLTKRFMSIEDIANLVPDESSKTRGQYKKKIV; encoded by the coding sequence ATGAACAAGCTACCATTACATAAAAGAGTGCAAATCATCAATCTATTGGTTGAAGGCAACTCTTTGCGTTCAACATCAAGAATAGCCGATGTATCAATAAATACAGTTACTAAATTACTTGTAGATGTAGGCAGGGCTTGTGAGCAATTTCATCATGATACTGTTATTGCAGTACCCTCTAAAAGAATACAATGTGACGAAATTTGGTCGTTCGTTGGTTGCAAGGACAAGAACGCAACAATAGAACAAAAAGAAGCAGGAAACGGGGATGCTTGGACGTGGGTTGCTATAGATGCAGATACAAAACTTGTTGTATCATGGTATGTAGGTGACAGAGGGATGGAATCAGCATTAGAATTTATGCAGGATATACAATCAAGAATTTCAGAACAAAGAGTGCAATTGACATCAGACGGGTGGAATATTTATTTAGATGCTGTTGGTAGTGTATTTGGCAGCCAAATAGATTATGCTCAATTAATGAAAATATACGGTGGTGGTGGAAGTAGCAGCAATAGTAATACAGAAAAGAAATATAGTCCTGCAAGATTAAAATCAATTAACAAGATTGTAGTATCTGGTAATCCAGATGTAGAACATATCTCAACATCATTTGTAGAACGTCAAAATCTTACTATGAGAATGCACATGAGAAGGTTTACAAGATTAACCAATGCTTTCAGCAAAAAGTTAGAGAATCATTGCCATGCAATAGCACTTCACTTTGTTTATTACAATTTTGTAAAACAACATAAGTCTTTAAGAATAACCCCTGCAATCGCAGCAGGATTGACAAAACGCTTTATGAGTATTGAAGATATTGCAAATTTAGTTCCTGATGAATCTTCTAAAACAAGGGGGCAATATAAAAAGAAAATAGTTTAA
- a CDS encoding DUF4270 domain-containing protein produces the protein MQRNFLAFVIFSLFFLSFVNLSCTKIDTTTIGDDLIPAVDNVHTFDTTLDINTSQALLFTDSTRIARTANHFIGSINNDPLFGKTNANLYLELKPAVFPYRFGASGDTLNWTDAGVDSVVLCLSYKGLYGDSMIPQNFSVYQMDNNTTNFVDSSYKLNFQPNVTPTKLLGQATVDARKLNQFTYFANRKDSAQNQIRIKLSNAFATELYNRDSTSGGFNNAFHSDSIFKTFYKGFAVVADAGMGGNALFYVNLTDATTRLEIHYRKRNAGKVDTTYAVFPFIAAASSYASVSSHAAYLQRDRTVSEYSMSPDPEALYIQATPGTYANLDIPGLSTFPNSIIHRAEVIVEQIPSTTSLNLIFPAPQYLYMDIVSPGVGNGFKPINYDLSPTYTYNPDNSTLGYFLPSNGVDFSYFGGFTKTKLDNLGNSINYYSFNLSRYVQNTITKRTINYGFRLYAPYNMDYYGYTFPFSNPLGFGRIKVGSGSNPNYKLRMRIIYSKI, from the coding sequence GTGCAAAGAAATTTTTTAGCGTTCGTCATATTTTCTTTATTCTTTTTGTCATTTGTTAATCTGAGTTGTACCAAGATAGACACTACTACGATCGGAGATGATCTGATCCCGGCAGTAGACAATGTGCATACATTCGACACTACTTTGGATATCAATACGTCTCAAGCGTTATTATTTACTGATTCTACCAGAATTGCCAGAACAGCTAATCATTTTATCGGTAGCATTAACAATGATCCATTGTTTGGAAAGACAAATGCCAATCTTTATCTTGAATTGAAACCGGCAGTTTTTCCCTATCGTTTTGGTGCCTCAGGTGATACATTGAATTGGACAGACGCAGGAGTGGATTCGGTAGTTTTATGCCTATCGTATAAAGGCTTATATGGAGATAGTATGATCCCTCAAAATTTCAGTGTATATCAAATGGATAACAACACAACAAATTTTGTTGATTCTTCGTACAAATTAAATTTTCAACCAAATGTAACTCCTACGAAATTACTTGGTCAGGCCACTGTTGATGCAAGGAAACTTAATCAATTTACATATTTTGCAAACAGGAAAGATTCTGCACAGAATCAGATCCGTATTAAATTGAGCAATGCTTTCGCAACCGAATTATATAACCGGGATTCTACTTCAGGAGGTTTTAATAATGCTTTTCATTCAGACTCGATATTTAAAACCTTTTATAAAGGTTTTGCAGTAGTGGCAGATGCAGGAATGGGTGGCAATGCTTTGTTTTATGTAAACCTAACCGATGCTACTACACGTTTAGAGATTCATTATCGTAAACGCAATGCAGGTAAAGTAGATACTACCTATGCTGTTTTCCCATTTATTGCTGCAGCAAGTTCATATGCCAGCGTAAGTTCTCATGCTGCTTATTTACAAAGAGACAGAACTGTTTCAGAATATAGCATGTCTCCGGATCCAGAAGCATTATATATTCAGGCAACTCCCGGAACATACGCCAATCTGGATATACCAGGATTAAGTACTTTCCCTAACAGTATTATACACAGGGCCGAAGTGATTGTGGAGCAAATTCCGTCAACTACATCATTAAATCTTATTTTCCCTGCACCGCAGTATCTTTATATGGATATTGTATCTCCAGGGGTAGGAAATGGGTTTAAGCCTATTAATTATGATCTGAGTCCAACATATACTTATAATCCTGATAATAGTACACTTGGTTATTTTTTACCGAGTAATGGTGTAGATTTTAGCTATTTTGGAGGCTTCACCAAAACTAAATTGGATAACCTGGGTAACAGCATTAATTATTATAGTTTTAATCTTTCCAGGTACGTACAAAATACCATTACCAAACGGACTATTAACTATGGTTTTAGGTTATATGCTCCATACAATATGGACTACTATGGTTATACTTTCCCTTTTAGTAATCCGCTTGGATTTGGAAGGATAAAAGTTGGCTCCGGCAGTAATCCAAATTACAAACTACGAATGCGTATTATTTATTCGAAAATATAG
- the rlmB gene encoding 23S rRNA (guanosine(2251)-2'-O)-methyltransferase RlmB, which produces MKNFRQQQHRPKKNTLIIGRKAIIEAMQSGKQLERIYLQATVHGEVIDEIRNLAEKNLVPINKVPVEKLNNFNVSNHEGCVAVISKIQYQNLQDIISFIVEKGEMPFFLILDGITDIRNIGGIARSAFCFGVNAIIIPDKGVGALNEDAILTSAGALEKIPVCRVSSLMKAVDELHLNGIKVFASEMTATKKVSEMNLQEPCAIVMGGEEHGVYPALMKICDDQFQIPMPGDFESLNVSVATGIILYEATRQRGII; this is translated from the coding sequence GTGAAAAATTTCCGTCAACAACAACATCGTCCCAAAAAAAACACACTGATAATCGGCAGAAAAGCAATTATTGAAGCCATGCAATCCGGCAAACAATTGGAGCGTATCTATCTTCAGGCCACAGTACATGGAGAAGTTATTGATGAAATAAGAAATCTGGCAGAAAAAAATCTGGTACCTATCAATAAGGTACCTGTAGAGAAGTTAAACAACTTTAATGTAAGTAATCATGAAGGTTGCGTGGCTGTGATCAGCAAAATTCAGTATCAAAATTTACAGGACATTATATCATTTATTGTAGAAAAAGGTGAAATGCCTTTTTTCCTGATCTTAGATGGTATTACAGATATTAGAAATATTGGAGGAATTGCACGTAGTGCATTTTGTTTTGGTGTAAATGCAATAATTATCCCCGATAAAGGGGTAGGAGCATTGAATGAAGATGCTATTCTTACTTCTGCAGGAGCATTAGAAAAAATACCTGTTTGCCGTGTGAGCAGTTTGATGAAAGCTGTCGATGAGCTCCATCTCAATGGTATAAAAGTTTTTGCCAGCGAAATGACAGCAACTAAAAAAGTATCAGAAATGAATTTACAAGAACCTTGTGCCATAGTAATGGGAGGCGAGGAACATGGTGTATATCCTGCATTAATGAAAATTTGTGATGACCAGTTTCAAATACCGATGCCCGGAGATTTTGAATCATTGAATGTATCTGTTGCTACCGGAATTATTTTATATGAGGCAACAAGACAACGAGGGATTATTTAA